In the genome of Gloeotrichia echinulata CP02, one region contains:
- a CDS encoding DUF2973 domain-containing protein codes for MLHLLYILAFTILAFIAVGNLIRNLIMFSFDREGTYPAKYSSMNNQGNFGYPSSRKQFTPHPELLDSAGNLIKEPLLVMRSINVEDAREQLDALYEASPAHKVENQEEG; via the coding sequence ATGCTACACCTGCTTTACATTCTCGCTTTTACAATCCTTGCATTTATTGCTGTTGGTAATTTAATTCGCAATCTGATCATGTTTAGTTTTGATCGAGAGGGGACTTATCCCGCGAAATATTCGTCAATGAATAATCAAGGCAACTTTGGCTATCCGTCATCAAGAAAACAGTTTACACCTCATCCAGAGTTATTAGATAGCGCCGGAAATTTAATCAAAGAGCCGTTATTGGTGATGCGTTCGATCAACGTTGAAGATGCTCGGGAACAACTTGATGCTCTTTATGAAGCTTCCCCAGCACATAAGGTGGAGAACCAAGAAGAAGGTTAA
- a CDS encoding NAD(P)H-quinone oxidoreductase subunit 4: protein MITDQFPWLTAIVLLPLVASLLIPVLPDKDGKLVRWYAMGVGIADFALMCYAFWKHYDPSSANFQLVENYAWVPQLGINWAVSVDGLSFPLVLLAGFVTTLSMFSAWQVDRRPRLFYFLMLVLYSAQVGVFVAKDLLLFFIMWEVELIPVYLLVCIWGGQKRRYAATKFLLYTAAASIFILVAALGMALYGGGAVSFDIETLGMKDYPLALELLLYAGLLIAFGVKLAIFPMHTWLPDAHGEASSPVSMILAGVLLKMGGYGLIRLNLEMLPDAHIYFAPVLAILGVVNIIYGALNSFAQTNMKRRLAYSSISHMGFVLLGIASFTDLGINGAMLQMISHGLIASVLFFLAGVTYDRTHTMAMADMGGIGQVMPRVFALFTMGAMASLALPGMSGFAGELSVFLGVTTSDVYSSTFCTVTVFLAAVGVILTPIYLLSMLKQVFFGTSAKLSCNIGDAGLNNQEAEEAVCFGTDCVLPTQAVYRDANPREVFIAACFLVLIIGIGLYPKAAMQMYDVKTVAVNSEVRQSYSIIAQRNPEIYAKGLLIPTIPESELAPVLGTLK, encoded by the coding sequence ATGATAACAGATCAATTTCCCTGGCTGACAGCGATTGTCCTGCTACCACTTGTTGCGTCCCTGCTTATACCTGTGCTACCTGACAAAGATGGTAAGCTCGTGCGGTGGTATGCAATGGGTGTAGGTATAGCAGATTTTGCCTTGATGTGCTATGCCTTTTGGAAGCATTACGATCCGAGTAGTGCGAATTTTCAACTCGTCGAGAATTATGCCTGGGTACCTCAATTAGGTATTAACTGGGCAGTTTCGGTTGATGGTCTGTCATTTCCCCTCGTCCTACTGGCAGGATTTGTCACCACACTCTCCATGTTTTCCGCATGGCAAGTTGATCGCCGACCCCGCCTATTCTATTTTCTCATGTTGGTGCTGTATTCCGCACAGGTCGGGGTATTTGTCGCCAAAGATTTGCTGCTATTTTTCATCATGTGGGAAGTCGAACTGATTCCCGTGTATCTACTTGTTTGTATTTGGGGCGGACAGAAGCGTCGTTACGCGGCGACAAAATTCTTGCTCTATACCGCAGCGGCTTCTATATTTATTCTCGTGGCTGCTCTGGGAATGGCGCTCTATGGTGGTGGCGCTGTATCATTTGATATAGAAACCCTGGGCATGAAAGATTACCCACTGGCTCTAGAACTGCTACTGTATGCGGGATTGCTGATTGCCTTTGGTGTCAAGCTGGCAATTTTCCCGATGCATACTTGGCTACCTGATGCCCACGGTGAAGCATCCTCGCCCGTGTCGATGATTCTGGCTGGTGTGCTGCTGAAAATGGGTGGATACGGACTAATTCGCCTGAATCTGGAAATGTTGCCTGATGCACACATATACTTTGCACCGGTTCTAGCCATTCTCGGCGTTGTCAATATTATCTATGGCGCCTTGAATTCCTTTGCTCAGACTAATATGAAACGTCGCCTCGCCTATTCGTCCATTTCCCACATGGGATTTGTACTACTGGGTATTGCGTCCTTCACCGATTTGGGAATCAACGGCGCGATGTTGCAGATGATTTCCCACGGTTTGATTGCCTCTGTGCTATTCTTCTTGGCAGGCGTGACCTATGATCGCACCCACACAATGGCAATGGCAGATATGGGTGGTATTGGTCAGGTAATGCCCAGAGTGTTTGCCTTATTTACAATGGGTGCAATGGCTTCCCTGGCTCTCCCCGGTATGAGTGGCTTTGCCGGCGAACTCTCGGTTTTTCTGGGTGTAACAACCAGCGATGTCTACAGTTCCACTTTCTGCACCGTCACAGTCTTCCTCGCAGCCGTGGGAGTCATCCTCACGCCGATATATTTGCTGTCTATGTTAAAACAGGTATTTTTTGGCACTAGTGCCAAACTTAGCTGCAATATTGGAGATGCAGGTTTGAACAATCAGGAAGCCGAAGAAGCAGTATGTTTCGGGACTGACTGCGTTCTACCTACCCAAGCAGTTTACCGAGATGCTAATCCTCGTGAAGTGTTTATTGCTGCCTGTTTTCTGGTGCTGATTATCGGCATCGGGTTATACCCCAAGGCGGCGATGCAAATGTATGATGTTAAGACTGTCGCAGTGAATAGTGAAGTCCGTCAATCTTATAGCATCATTGCTCAAAGAAATCCGGAAATTTATGCCAAGGGATTATTGATTCCGACAATCCCAGAGTCTGAATTAGCACCAGTTTTAGGAACTTTGAAGTAA
- a CDS encoding three-Cys-motif partner protein TcmP has protein sequence MSNSSFFDEQKEQSLIKARIVKKYFWAWAKVIIPTAKKFGSRIAYIDLFAGPGRYKDGSKSTPIEVLETAISEPDMQNLLVTVFNDADPENVNSLQQAINAIPGIETLKYQPQIRNHEVGENIVKEFNERKLDPTLFFVDPWGYKGLSLQLINSVVKNWGCDCIFFFNYNRINMGLGNAAVEEHMNALFGQIRADEVRERLTALKPEEREVTIIEEICEALKKMGGEYVLPFCFKHENGNRTSHHLIFVSKHIKGYEIMKGIMANESSEQNQGVPSFEYNPATYRQPLLFQLSRPLDELEEMLLDKFAGQTITMKEIYDQHHVGRRYISKNYKAALNHLESQGKIIADPPANNRRKNTFGDSVRVTFMPKK, from the coding sequence ATGAGTAATAGTTCCTTCTTTGACGAACAGAAAGAGCAATCCCTAATAAAAGCCAGAATTGTTAAGAAATATTTTTGGGCTTGGGCAAAGGTAATTATACCAACAGCGAAAAAATTTGGTTCTAGAATTGCGTATATTGATCTGTTTGCTGGTCCTGGTCGATATAAAGACGGTTCAAAATCAACACCAATAGAAGTTTTGGAAACTGCAATTTCTGAACCAGATATGCAAAATCTGCTGGTGACAGTATTTAATGATGCTGACCCAGAAAATGTCAACTCTCTTCAACAAGCTATCAATGCAATTCCAGGTATTGAGACTTTGAAATATCAGCCCCAAATACGAAATCATGAAGTAGGCGAAAATATTGTTAAGGAATTTAATGAGCGGAAGTTAGACCCCACATTGTTTTTTGTAGATCCTTGGGGATATAAAGGCTTATCGCTACAACTTATTAACTCGGTTGTGAAGAACTGGGGGTGTGATTGCATCTTCTTTTTTAATTACAACCGGATCAATATGGGTTTAGGTAACGCAGCTGTTGAAGAACACATGAATGCGCTGTTCGGACAAATCCGAGCCGATGAAGTACGCGAGCGACTAACAGCGCTCAAACCAGAAGAACGGGAGGTAACAATTATAGAGGAAATTTGCGAAGCTCTGAAAAAAATGGGCGGAGAGTATGTTCTGCCTTTTTGCTTCAAACATGAGAACGGAAACAGAACTAGCCATCATTTAATATTCGTAAGTAAGCATATCAAAGGTTACGAAATCATGAAGGGAATTATGGCTAATGAGAGTTCTGAGCAAAATCAAGGCGTACCTTCTTTTGAATATAATCCAGCTACTTATAGACAACCATTACTTTTTCAACTTTCTCGTCCTCTCGATGAGTTGGAAGAAATGCTATTAGATAAATTTGCAGGTCAAACAATAACCATGAAAGAAATTTACGATCAGCATCATGTGGGTAGGCGTTATATTAGCAAAAACTATAAAGCTGCTCTCAATCATCTTGAATCTCAAGGTAAAATTATCGCAGACCCACCTGCAAATAACCGACGTAAAAATACGTTTGGAGATTCAGTAAGAGTTACATTTATGCCTAAGAAGTAA
- a CDS encoding HAMP domain-containing protein: MELINANTRTTIMLCIIALIVAMAVAIQIVRWITQPVLALNKSANALAQGEWEKRIKIWRSDELGELVKSFNSMAHQLKATFLEMQTLNKTLCQSESRLQQFLEAVPVPISIYDSTGQFYYANRTAKQLFSIERLAEVKSEELAQLYQVYLAESDQSYPIAQLPIVGSLADQTIHVDNLELRQEQKIIPVEVLSTPIFDETGKIAYAIAAFIDITERKQAQKLLADYNTMLEQQVAESTLELQAEIAKRKQAEQALQESEMRLRLLSEATFEPLVITDTRRSLKALPSLQTSTASTELLEDSDLQNALHRFATQMFSTTNTCIICQVIGEIYSLSSDVESNLLNIGQEALTNAFKYAKARKIYVDCVYKKKQLILVIKDDGQGFDINNVSLFNISGLLEMSERAERIGAKLTIKSSPKQGTEITVLLYREQTLISKCQ; encoded by the coding sequence ATGGAACTAATTAATGCTAATACTCGTACCACGATTATGCTGTGTATTATTGCTTTGATAGTGGCGATGGCTGTTGCTATTCAGATTGTACGGTGGATAACGCAACCAGTTCTGGCTTTAAATAAATCAGCAAACGCACTTGCTCAAGGTGAATGGGAAAAGAGGATAAAAATATGGCGTTCTGATGAATTGGGCGAATTAGTCAAGTCATTTAATAGTATGGCGCATCAACTCAAAGCAACATTTCTAGAAATGCAGACTTTAAACAAAACTTTATGCCAAAGTGAAAGTCGCCTGCAGCAATTTTTAGAAGCTGTGCCTGTACCTATTTCGATATATGATAGCACTGGGCAATTCTACTATGCTAATCGCACTGCAAAACAGTTATTTAGCATTGAGAGATTAGCAGAAGTTAAAAGCGAAGAATTGGCACAATTGTATCAAGTTTATCTGGCTGAGAGTGACCAGTCGTATCCTATTGCCCAATTACCAATTGTAGGTTCTTTAGCAGATCAAACCATTCACGTTGATAATTTAGAGCTGCGTCAAGAGCAGAAAATTATCCCTGTAGAAGTTTTAAGCACGCCAATTTTTGATGAAACTGGGAAGATAGCCTATGCGATCGCAGCTTTTATTGATATTACCGAACGCAAACAAGCACAGAAGCTCCTAGCCGATTATAATACCATGTTAGAGCAGCAGGTTGCTGAAAGTACCCTAGAACTACAAGCAGAAATCGCTAAACGCAAGCAGGCAGAGCAAGCACTTCAAGAAAGCGAGATGCGATTGAGGCTATTGTCAGAGGCGACATTTGAGCCGCTCGTCATTACCGATACTCGTCGTTCTCTCAAAGCACTACCATCTCTGCAAACAAGCACCGCATCTACAGAATTGTTGGAGGATAGTGACCTCCAGAACGCTCTCCATCGGTTCGCAACGCAGATGTTTTCTACTACTAATACATGTATTATTTGTCAAGTAATAGGTGAGATATACTCCCTGTCTTCGGATGTTGAGAGCAACCTACTAAACATTGGTCAAGAAGCATTAACTAATGCTTTCAAATACGCGAAAGCCAGGAAAATATACGTTGATTGTGTATATAAAAAGAAACAGCTAATTTTGGTAATTAAGGATGATGGACAAGGCTTTGATATCAACAATGTATCTTTATTCAACATTTCTGGTCTTTTAGAGATGAGCGAACGCGCTGAACGCATCGGCGCAAAATTGACAATTAAGAGTTCGCCAAAACAGGGAACAGAAATCACCGTATTACTCTACCGAGAGCAAACGCTTATCAGCAAATGTCAGTAA
- a CDS encoding phage Gp37/Gp68 family protein: MSSTHTGIEWTDKTWNPTTGCNKVSPGCVHCYAEAITKRFPNNFKNGFDLTLHPERLKEPIKWRTPSRIFVNSMSDLFHEDVPLDFIQNVFKVIEATPWHIYQILTKRPERLLELASGLDFHKNIWLGVSVENQNYVERIDFLRQVPAAVRFLSCEPLLGALNLDLTDIHWVIVGGESGQKYRPMKIEWAQDIRDQCQSTGVAFFFKQIGGKTSKSGGRLLDNRIWDEMPDAWKEHQKMWVNTAHKLAVKKENMVLTS, from the coding sequence ATGTCTAGTACGCACACGGGTATTGAGTGGACAGATAAAACCTGGAACCCAACAACTGGTTGTAACAAGGTTAGCCCTGGTTGTGTCCATTGCTATGCAGAAGCTATCACTAAACGGTTTCCTAATAATTTCAAGAATGGATTTGATTTAACTTTACACCCAGAAAGGTTAAAAGAACCGATAAAATGGCGTACTCCCAGCCGAATTTTTGTTAATTCGATGAGCGACCTTTTTCACGAAGATGTACCTCTTGATTTCATTCAAAATGTCTTTAAAGTTATCGAAGCAACACCGTGGCATATATATCAAATATTAACAAAACGTCCTGAGAGATTACTAGAATTAGCTTCCGGACTAGATTTTCATAAAAATATCTGGTTGGGTGTCTCAGTTGAAAATCAAAACTATGTTGAGCGTATAGACTTTCTACGCCAAGTTCCTGCGGCTGTCCGTTTTCTTTCTTGTGAACCGCTTTTAGGTGCATTGAATCTTGACTTAACAGATATTCATTGGGTCATTGTAGGTGGAGAGTCTGGTCAAAAATATCGTCCCATGAAAATTGAATGGGCACAGGATATTCGTGACCAGTGTCAATCTACAGGAGTAGCATTTTTCTTCAAACAAATTGGTGGAAAAACTTCTAAATCTGGAGGTAGATTACTGGATAATAGAATATGGGATGAAATGCCTGATGCTTGGAAAGAACATCAAAAAATGTGGGTAAATACAGCCCACAAATTAGCAGTAAAAAAAGAAAATATGGTACTTACTTCTTAG
- the thrS gene encoding threonine--tRNA ligase: MSPNLAPNQSAQPEKMYLPRTSESEKLKKIRHTASHVMAMAVQKLFPKAQVTIGPWIENGFYYDFDSPDPFSDKDLKAIQKEMIKIINRKLPVLREEVSREEAQRRIEEIKEPYKLEILADIKQEPITIYHLGNEWWDLCAGPHVENTSELNPKAIELESVAGAYWRGDETKAQLQRIYATAWETPEQLAEYKRRKEEALRRDHRKLGKELGLFIFSDLVGPGLPLWTPKGTLLRSLLEDFLKQEQLKRGYLPVVTPHIARVDLFKTSGHWQKYKEDMFPLMAENQEAAALEQGFVMKPMNCPFHIQIYKSELRSYRELPMRLAEFGTVYRYEQSGELGGLTRVRGFTVDDSHLFVTPEQLDNEFLSVVDLILSVFNKLQLKNFKARLSFRDPASDKYIGSDEVWDKAEGAIRRAVQQLGMEHFEGIGEAAFYGPKLDFIFSDALEREWQLGTVQVDYNLPERFDLEYVAEDGVRKRPVMIHRAPFGSLERLIGILIEEYAGDFPLWLAPVQTRLLPVGDDQLDFAHQVVGKMRELGIRAEVDTSGDRLGKLIRNGEKDKIPVMAVVGAKEVETNSLSIRTRASGELGTIPVDEVLDKLKQAIAKFENF; encoded by the coding sequence ATGTCGCCAAATCTTGCTCCCAATCAGTCAGCACAACCTGAAAAAATGTATTTACCGCGTACTAGCGAATCGGAGAAGTTAAAAAAGATTCGCCACACAGCTTCTCATGTAATGGCGATGGCTGTACAAAAGCTGTTTCCCAAGGCGCAAGTTACAATCGGTCCGTGGATTGAAAACGGCTTTTATTATGACTTTGACAGTCCTGATCCATTTAGCGATAAGGATTTGAAAGCCATACAGAAAGAAATGATCAAGATTATCAATCGCAAATTACCAGTATTGCGAGAAGAAGTCAGTCGAGAAGAAGCCCAACGCCGGATAGAGGAAATTAAAGAACCGTATAAGTTAGAAATCCTGGCAGATATTAAACAGGAACCAATCACAATTTACCACCTGGGGAATGAATGGTGGGATTTGTGCGCCGGACCTCATGTAGAAAACACCAGCGAACTCAACCCCAAAGCCATTGAATTAGAAAGCGTTGCTGGCGCTTATTGGCGTGGGGATGAAACCAAGGCGCAGTTACAGAGGATTTACGCCACAGCTTGGGAAACCCCAGAACAACTCGCTGAATATAAGCGGCGCAAAGAAGAGGCGCTACGGCGAGATCACCGTAAACTGGGTAAGGAATTGGGATTATTTATATTTTCTGACCTCGTGGGACCGGGGTTGCCTTTGTGGACACCCAAAGGAACTCTGTTGCGGAGTCTTTTAGAAGATTTCCTCAAGCAGGAACAGCTAAAACGCGGTTATTTGCCTGTTGTTACACCCCACATCGCCAGAGTAGATTTATTTAAAACCTCTGGACATTGGCAAAAATACAAAGAAGATATGTTCCCCTTAATGGCGGAGAATCAGGAAGCAGCCGCTTTGGAGCAAGGTTTTGTCATGAAACCGATGAATTGCCCCTTCCATATTCAAATATACAAGAGTGAGTTACGTTCTTATCGGGAATTGCCAATGCGACTAGCAGAATTTGGCACCGTTTACCGCTATGAACAATCAGGGGAATTGGGCGGTTTAACCAGGGTACGCGGTTTTACGGTGGATGATTCTCACCTGTTCGTCACCCCAGAACAACTAGACAACGAATTCCTCAGCGTGGTGGATTTGATTTTGTCGGTGTTCAATAAACTGCAACTCAAGAATTTTAAAGCTAGACTCAGTTTTCGTGATCCAGCCAGTGATAAGTACATCGGTTCCGATGAAGTTTGGGATAAAGCCGAAGGTGCAATTCGCCGTGCCGTGCAACAATTGGGCATGGAACACTTTGAGGGAATTGGCGAAGCGGCATTTTATGGTCCAAAACTCGATTTTATCTTTAGTGATGCCCTAGAGCGCGAATGGCAGTTAGGAACCGTCCAGGTAGATTATAACTTGCCAGAACGCTTTGATTTAGAATACGTGGCTGAAGATGGCGTTCGCAAACGTCCGGTGATGATCCACCGTGCGCCTTTTGGTTCTTTGGAACGGTTGATTGGGATTTTGATTGAAGAATACGCGGGGGATTTCCCCTTGTGGTTAGCGCCAGTACAAACTAGATTGCTACCAGTGGGTGACGACCAACTGGATTTCGCTCACCAAGTAGTAGGGAAAATGAGAGAATTGGGTATCCGCGCCGAAGTTGATACGAGTGGCGATCGCCTGGGTAAATTAATTCGCAATGGCGAGAAAGATAAAATACCCGTAATGGCAGTAGTAGGAGCCAAAGAAGTTGAAACCAATAGCTTGAGTATTCGTACACGAGCTTCTGGTGAGTTGGGAACTATACCTGTAGATGAGGTATTGGATAAGTTAAAACAGGCGATCGCTAAATTTGAGAACTTCTAG
- a CDS encoding transposase, translated as MQLVEKHIISRQHKFWKECDYLALQSKHLYNAATYIQRQYFFETKKYYNSIDIYHQTKNLEAYRYLPTKVSKQIVRRVSEAWKGWLAALKDWSKHQGKYLGQPKMPGYKHKERGRNVVIYPIDAISKPALTKGSVKLSQSNIQLQTKAKDVDQIRIVPKLNHYVIEVVYTVNESVKSTGKYSAGVDLGLNNLMATTSNHPGVKPLLINGRPLKSINQFFNKRVRLAQSIEAWRQVKELNSKRDRRIDNYLHTVSRRVIDWCQLNDIGQLIIGNNSGWKQDINIGKKNNQQFTKIPHAKLINLLTYKTKLAGIDVVITEESYTSKASALDGDKLPVYREKSDNKPVFSGKRIQRGLYKTSSGKIINADTNGSLNIARKVIPNFMNGLEGLPFIPVVLGLWTKITNVVV; from the coding sequence ATGCAATTAGTTGAAAAGCACATTATTAGCCGACAGCATAAGTTTTGGAAAGAATGTGATTACCTAGCTTTACAATCCAAGCATCTTTACAATGCTGCTACCTATATTCAACGTCAATACTTTTTTGAAACTAAAAAGTATTACAACTCAATTGATATTTACCACCAAACCAAGAATTTAGAAGCATACCGATATCTACCAACGAAGGTTAGTAAACAAATAGTGCGTAGAGTTTCAGAAGCTTGGAAAGGTTGGTTAGCAGCGTTAAAAGATTGGTCAAAACATCAGGGTAAATATCTTGGTCAACCCAAAATGCCAGGATACAAACATAAAGAACGTGGCAGAAATGTTGTGATTTACCCAATAGATGCAATATCAAAACCAGCATTAACTAAGGGTAGTGTTAAACTTTCACAGTCAAACATTCAATTACAAACAAAGGCTAAAGATGTAGACCAAATAAGGATTGTACCTAAGCTAAATCATTATGTTATTGAAGTTGTTTACACAGTCAATGAGTCTGTTAAGTCAACAGGTAAGTACAGTGCTGGTGTAGACCTTGGCTTAAATAATTTGATGGCTACAACTTCCAATCATCCCGGTGTCAAGCCGTTATTGATTAATGGTAGACCATTGAAAAGTATTAACCAATTCTTCAATAAAAGAGTGCGATTAGCGCAATCAATAGAAGCTTGGAGACAGGTTAAAGAATTAAATAGCAAGCGTGATAGAAGGATTGATAACTATCTCCATACTGTTAGCCGTAGGGTGATCGATTGGTGTCAGTTAAATGATATTGGTCAATTAATTATTGGCAATAATTCAGGATGGAAGCAAGATATTAATATTGGCAAAAAGAACAATCAACAATTTACCAAAATACCTCACGCTAAATTAATAAATCTACTAACTTATAAAACCAAGCTAGCTGGTATTGATGTTGTAATTACTGAAGAAAGCTACACTTCAAAAGCCAGTGCATTAGACGGTGATAAATTACCTGTTTACAGAGAAAAATCAGATAATAAACCCGTTTTTAGTGGCAAGCGTATTCAAAGAGGTTTATACAAAACTTCCAGTGGTAAAATAATTAATGCTGATACCAATGGAAGCTTAAATATAGCCAGGAAAGTAATCCCAAACTTTATGAATGGGCTAGAGGGATTGCCGTTTATCCCTGTAGTTTTAGGACTTTGGACTAAAATTACAAACGTAGTTGTCTAG
- a CDS encoding DUF2605 domain-containing protein, giving the protein MQDSNLPGSELLKTVLEPLFEDFEYWFTRSRHFLETEQISFMSDQEQSELLLRVKQAQEELKTAKMLFTATDGQVGIEMTTLMPWHQLVTECWKIASRFRQT; this is encoded by the coding sequence ATGCAGGACTCAAATTTACCAGGGTCTGAGTTACTGAAAACGGTTTTGGAGCCGCTGTTTGAGGATTTTGAGTATTGGTTTACGCGATCGCGCCATTTTCTGGAAACTGAGCAAATCTCATTTATGAGTGACCAGGAGCAATCTGAACTGCTATTGCGAGTCAAGCAAGCACAGGAGGAACTAAAAACCGCGAAGATGCTGTTTACTGCAACTGATGGTCAAGTCGGGATTGAGATGACAACGTTGATGCCGTGGCATCAATTAGTAACAGAATGCTGGAAAATAGCCTCACGCTTCCGTCAGACATAA
- the thrB gene encoding homoserine kinase, which translates to MSVVSSVTVNVPATTANLGPGFDCIGAALTLYNQVKFTRLDAGGLIIHVTGSEAERVQTDESNLLYQAFTKLYQYIDQTPPSVKIDIHLGVPLARGLGSSATAIVGGLVGANQLAGGTLSQSQVMELAIAIEGHPDNVVPALLGGCRLAATSTVGWEICDVPWHENIVPVLAIPDFELSTSEARRVLPTEFSRADAIFNIAHLGLLLRGLETGNAEWLSTALQDKLHQPYRQALIPGYDAVNAAAMACGAYGVVISGAGPTLLALTDGLHAQDVAVAIATAWKPQGITAIVRSLSLDHQGATIFDED; encoded by the coding sequence ATGTCTGTTGTTTCAAGTGTCACTGTTAACGTTCCCGCCACAACGGCAAATTTGGGGCCTGGTTTTGACTGCATAGGCGCAGCTTTAACGCTTTACAACCAGGTTAAGTTCACTCGTCTCGATGCGGGTGGATTAATTATTCATGTCACAGGCTCAGAAGCCGAACGGGTGCAAACTGATGAGAGCAATCTGCTCTATCAGGCGTTTACGAAGTTATATCAATATATAGATCAGACACCGCCCTCGGTGAAAATTGACATTCATCTGGGTGTACCCCTGGCGCGGGGTTTGGGGAGTTCGGCGACGGCGATTGTTGGCGGGTTGGTTGGTGCGAATCAATTGGCTGGTGGTACTCTGTCGCAGTCCCAGGTGATGGAGTTGGCGATCGCTATCGAAGGACACCCTGATAATGTAGTCCCTGCTTTATTGGGGGGTTGTCGTCTGGCTGCTACCAGCACAGTCGGTTGGGAAATTTGTGATGTTCCCTGGCATGAGAATATAGTTCCAGTCCTGGCGATTCCTGATTTTGAGTTGTCAACATCAGAAGCCCGGCGCGTTTTACCAACTGAGTTTAGTCGTGCAGATGCAATTTTCAATATCGCCCATTTGGGTTTATTATTGCGCGGTTTGGAAACTGGTAACGCCGAATGGTTAAGCACCGCCTTGCAAGATAAATTGCATCAGCCTTATCGTCAAGCTTTGATTCCTGGTTACGATGCTGTGAATGCTGCGGCTATGGCTTGTGGCGCTTATGGTGTGGTAATTAGTGGTGCAGGTCCGACGTTGTTGGCTTTGACAGATGGGTTACACGCTCAGGATGTCGCAGTGGCGATCGCCACTGCTTGGAAACCACAGGGAATCACCGCCATTGTGCGATCGCTTTCTCTCGATCACCAAGGCGCCACTATCTTTGATGAGGATTGA